A single window of Streptomyces aquilus DNA harbors:
- a CDS encoding response regulator transcription factor, giving the protein MGSPLAVSSALPEQRSGEVGPWTILVVESDAASREILVADLSRSGQDVEAVETGQEALDRAREYDLVLLGMKLRDLDGLHVCRLLRATTDTPVIFIGSAASELDTVLALRAGGDDYLARPYGLRELMARIGAVMRRASSCGQAPPLLERGRLSIDVQKREVKYGGRSPRLTRKEFELLLLLARNPGKVISREEIVSAVWGSSWSQRTVDTHISNLRSKLGDRGLIVSVRGVGFMMAKA; this is encoded by the coding sequence ATGGGCTCGCCTTTAGCGGTGTCGTCCGCGCTGCCGGAGCAGAGGTCCGGGGAGGTGGGCCCGTGGACGATCCTCGTCGTGGAGAGCGATGCGGCGAGCAGGGAGATCCTCGTGGCCGACCTGTCCCGGAGCGGACAGGACGTCGAGGCAGTGGAAACCGGCCAGGAGGCACTGGATCGCGCCCGCGAGTACGACCTCGTCCTGCTCGGCATGAAGCTGCGGGACCTGGACGGGCTGCATGTGTGCCGCCTGCTCCGGGCCACCACCGACACACCCGTCATCTTCATCGGCTCGGCCGCCTCGGAACTGGACACCGTGCTGGCCCTGCGGGCCGGCGGCGACGACTATCTGGCGCGGCCGTACGGACTGCGCGAACTCATGGCACGGATCGGCGCTGTCATGCGGCGGGCCTCGTCCTGCGGGCAGGCGCCCCCACTGCTGGAAAGAGGGCGGCTGAGCATCGACGTACAGAAGCGGGAAGTGAAATACGGCGGGCGTTCTCCGCGGCTGACCCGCAAGGAATTCGAATTGCTTCTGCTCCTCGCGCGAAATCCCGGAAAGGTGATCTCACGCGAGGAGATCGTCAGTGCGGTGTGGGGGAGTTCCTGGTCCCAGCGCACCGTCGACACGCACATCAGCAATCTTCGCTCAAAGCTGGGTGACCGTGGCCTGATCGTCTCGGTTCGAGGCGTCGGATTCATGATGGCCAAGGCCTGA
- a CDS encoding MFS transporter, whose translation MEVTATRRWLALGALALAMLTVGLDMTVLNIALPTLARDLHAGTAALQWFSTAYTLTLAGVMLPAGALGDRFGRKKFVFGALVLFGGASVWCAFASSSTELIMARVLLGVAASVLMSLSMGMIPVLFPDPAERGRATTVWITAVTLGMPLGPIVGGLLLDHFWWGSVFLVNIPTVIIGAFAVGLLVPETRSQTRRPIDPVSVLLSAAGLVGLTYGLIRFGDEGWGDGIAWATFGAGLLLIIGFVAWERTREHALADLSLFGDRGFRMGTFFQLINAFAMFGLFFTIPLYFQSVLGVDSLGSGLRMLPMIGGLLVASNFLEGLSDKIGLKLTLMLGFGALALGMGLGAMTDIDTSYGFVATWMVVVGLGIGLVLPTSMSLAVGALTPERAGAGSALLSALRQAAGTTGVAVLGTVLSTRYHSELGPLDHEPISDGVGSGVAVADRLGDHSMLHDVQTAFLGGMDLLLVVCAAIAVVGLLLSAVATKSRPAESAAKLPKSETAPVA comes from the coding sequence ATGGAAGTCACCGCAACGCGTCGCTGGCTGGCCCTCGGCGCACTCGCACTCGCGATGCTGACCGTGGGGCTCGACATGACGGTGCTCAACATCGCCCTGCCCACGCTGGCCCGTGATCTGCACGCCGGCACCGCGGCGCTGCAGTGGTTCAGCACGGCGTACACGCTGACGCTGGCGGGCGTGATGCTGCCCGCCGGTGCGCTCGGGGACCGGTTCGGGCGGAAGAAGTTCGTGTTCGGGGCGCTGGTGCTGTTCGGCGGCGCCTCGGTCTGGTGCGCGTTCGCCTCGTCGTCGACCGAGCTGATCATGGCGCGGGTGCTGCTCGGGGTCGCGGCGTCGGTGCTGATGTCCCTGTCGATGGGGATGATCCCGGTGCTCTTCCCGGACCCGGCGGAGCGCGGCCGCGCCACCACCGTGTGGATCACCGCGGTGACCCTCGGCATGCCGCTCGGCCCGATCGTCGGCGGACTGCTGCTCGACCACTTCTGGTGGGGCTCGGTGTTCCTGGTGAACATCCCGACGGTCATCATCGGGGCGTTCGCGGTGGGCCTGCTGGTGCCGGAGACGCGCAGCCAGACCCGCCGGCCCATCGACCCGGTGAGCGTGCTGCTCTCGGCGGCCGGGTTGGTCGGACTGACCTACGGCCTGATCCGCTTCGGCGACGAGGGCTGGGGCGACGGCATCGCCTGGGCGACCTTCGGCGCGGGCCTGCTGCTGATCATCGGCTTCGTCGCCTGGGAGCGCACCCGGGAACACGCCCTCGCCGACCTCAGCCTCTTCGGCGACCGCGGATTCCGCATGGGGACGTTCTTCCAGCTGATCAACGCCTTCGCGATGTTCGGGCTGTTCTTCACCATCCCGCTGTACTTCCAGTCGGTGCTCGGCGTCGACTCGCTCGGCAGCGGTCTGCGGATGCTGCCGATGATCGGCGGTCTGCTGGTGGCCTCCAACTTCCTGGAGGGCCTGAGCGACAAGATCGGTCTCAAGCTGACGCTGATGCTCGGCTTCGGGGCCCTCGCGCTCGGCATGGGGCTCGGCGCGATGACCGACATCGACACCTCGTACGGCTTCGTCGCCACCTGGATGGTCGTCGTCGGCCTCGGCATCGGCCTGGTGCTGCCCACCTCCATGTCCCTGGCCGTGGGCGCGCTCACCCCCGAGCGGGCCGGCGCCGGATCGGCCCTGCTGTCGGCGCTGCGCCAGGCCGCCGGCACCACCGGCGTGGCCGTGCTCGGCACCGTGCTGTCCACGCGGTACCACTCCGAACTCGGCCCGCTCGACCATGAGCCGATCTCCGACGGCGTCGGATCAGGAGTGGCCGTGGCCGACAGGCTCGGCGACCACTCGATGCTCCACGACGTCCAGACGGCGTTCCTCGGCGGCATGGACCTGCTGCTGGTCGTCTGCGCCGCCATCGCGGTCGTCGGCCTGCTGCTCTCGGCGGTCGCCACCAAGAGCCGCCCGGCGGAATCCGCGGCCAAGCTGCCCAAGTCGGAGACCGCGCCGGTCGCCTAG
- a CDS encoding Uma2 family endonuclease → MTALPDWMRPPREEGWFAEDLDRLPEAPRHTELIDGALVFMMSPQRWWHGHLVTMLTVALMEQAPGDVRVGREMTIKLDERNRPEPDLLLTTADYDGDRTWFAPDEVRLVIEVASPESAHRDRTVKLRKYAEAGIPHYWCIEDENGAPVVHVYELDEPTGAYAPAGIFRGTLKRPVPFEISLDLDKLTPPRSN, encoded by the coding sequence ATGACCGCACTGCCCGACTGGATGCGCCCGCCGCGCGAGGAAGGCTGGTTCGCGGAGGACCTGGACCGCCTCCCCGAGGCACCCCGCCACACCGAGCTGATCGACGGAGCGCTTGTCTTCATGATGTCGCCGCAGAGGTGGTGGCACGGCCACCTCGTCACCATGCTCACCGTCGCTCTCATGGAGCAGGCGCCCGGCGATGTCAGGGTCGGCCGCGAGATGACCATAAAGCTCGACGAGCGAAACCGGCCCGAGCCGGATCTGCTGTTGACAACGGCCGACTACGACGGAGACCGCACCTGGTTCGCGCCGGACGAGGTGCGACTGGTCATCGAGGTCGCCTCACCCGAGTCCGCGCACCGGGACCGCACGGTCAAGCTGCGCAAGTACGCGGAGGCCGGCATCCCGCACTACTGGTGCATCGAGGACGAGAACGGCGCCCCTGTCGTCCACGTCTACGAACTCGACGAACCGACTGGCGCCTACGCACCCGCCGGCATCTTCCGGGGCACCCTGAAGCGCCCCGTGCCGTTCGAGATCAGCCTGGACCTCGACAAGCTCACCCCGCCGCGAAGCAACTAG
- a CDS encoding TcmI family type II polyketide cyclase codes for MRSMVTVSKMDRDAIPEVSKLFAEFDSTEIPGLIGLHRRQLFIHHGVQVHLYDFVEKSDQAALEKAKSDPRMARLSVDLQPFVTPYEPETWNSPADSAASCFYAWEGEPEGRPGPTETTVTLARMEADAIPEVTEIFRDFDATAQLMGIRRRQLFVFKDLCIHIQDHARRDDADIAQKAATDIWFGHVLRELPRLAPQEPTPDGHAIRFYGWEAS; via the coding sequence ATGCGCAGCATGGTTACCGTCTCGAAGATGGATCGGGACGCGATCCCCGAGGTGTCGAAGCTGTTCGCGGAGTTCGACAGCACGGAGATCCCGGGGCTGATCGGACTGCACCGCCGCCAGCTGTTCATCCACCACGGTGTCCAGGTCCACCTGTACGACTTCGTCGAGAAGTCCGACCAAGCCGCACTGGAGAAGGCCAAGTCCGACCCGCGCATGGCCAGGCTCTCGGTCGACCTCCAGCCGTTCGTGACGCCGTACGAGCCCGAGACGTGGAACTCCCCGGCCGACTCGGCGGCTTCCTGCTTCTACGCCTGGGAGGGGGAGCCGGAGGGGAGGCCCGGGCCGACGGAGACCACCGTCACTCTCGCCCGGATGGAGGCCGACGCCATTCCCGAAGTCACCGAGATCTTCCGGGACTTCGACGCCACCGCGCAGTTGATGGGCATCCGCCGACGCCAGCTCTTCGTCTTCAAGGACCTGTGCATCCACATCCAGGACCACGCCCGCCGCGACGACGCGGACATCGCGCAGAAGGCCGCGACGGACATCTGGTTCGGCCACGTGCTGCGTGAACTGCCGCGCCTCGCCCCGCAGGAGCCGACACCCGACGGGCACGCGATCCGCTTCTACGGATGGGAGGCGTCCTGA
- a CDS encoding TetR family transcriptional regulator — protein sequence MAGLRERKKAQTRKRLADTAFTLFRERGFENVTVAEIADAAEVAVSTLFAYFPCKEALVFDAEDEYERALTAAVRDRAPGTSMLDALEAHLVPAAQPAPDGPSGEDFVELVKSTPALLEYAGRVRRHWEASLAATLAEEAGVPEGDLLTTTLARFVLEANFLATYGDHSPEDLKAVFDRLRHGWADFGTGTGQPVRGSGLGHHESDASNRDDQATVTQL from the coding sequence GTGGCGGGACTGCGAGAACGGAAGAAGGCGCAGACGCGCAAGCGCCTGGCGGACACCGCGTTCACCCTGTTCCGCGAGCGCGGATTCGAGAACGTGACCGTCGCGGAGATCGCGGACGCCGCGGAAGTGGCGGTGAGCACGCTGTTCGCGTACTTCCCGTGCAAGGAGGCGCTGGTCTTCGACGCCGAGGACGAGTACGAACGCGCACTGACGGCGGCGGTCCGCGACCGCGCGCCCGGGACGTCGATGCTGGACGCGCTGGAGGCACATCTGGTGCCCGCGGCGCAGCCCGCCCCCGACGGTCCGTCCGGCGAGGACTTCGTCGAACTGGTCAAGTCCACACCGGCGTTGCTGGAGTACGCCGGCCGGGTGCGGCGGCACTGGGAGGCGAGCCTCGCCGCCACGCTCGCCGAGGAGGCCGGGGTCCCGGAGGGCGACCTGCTGACGACGACGCTCGCCCGTTTCGTGCTGGAGGCCAACTTCCTCGCCACGTACGGCGATCACTCGCCGGAGGACCTGAAGGCCGTCTTCGACCGGCTGCGCCACGGCTGGGCGGACTTCGGCACCGGCACGGGGCAGCCGGTACGGGGATCAGGCCTTGGCCATCATGAATCCGACGCCTCGAACCGAGACGATCAGGCCACGGTCACCCAGCTTTGA